The genomic segment AGCGACGCAACGCCGCGTGGCTGCCGACGCATTGAACGAAGCGCACGATGTGCTGCTCGCCGACGCGTACAGTCCGCATCCATGCTGCCCAGATACGGTGATTGCCGCCTCCACGCGAGATCCAAATGACCACGTATGCCTTCCGCCTGCTGAATGTATTCGCCGAAGCCACGTTCGGCGGCAACCCGCTTTGCGTATTCGAAGATGCGCGAGGCATGGACGACGCGACCATGCAGGCACTCGCCGTGCAGTTCAACCTGTCCGAAACGACCTTCGTGTTGCCGTCGGACCGCGCGCATGCGCGGGTCCGCATCTTCACGCCGGGGTATGAAATGGCCTTCGCGGGCCATCCGACGCTCGGCACCGCGCATGTCGTGCGCGACCTGTTCGAAGCAGGCGATGACCTCGCGCTTGAGTTCAAGGCCGGGGTTGTCAACGTCAATGCGCACGACGACGTGTGGACGTTCATCGCGCCGCACGTCGGCGTGCCGAAGACGGCAGCGTGTGAGTTGCCCGATGCCCAAACGGCGGCACTGCTCGGGCTGACGAAAGACGACTTGCTCGCGCCCCCGATCTGGGTCGATACAGGCGCCGATCAACTGCTGGTCGCACTCAAGGACACCGACGCCGTGCGCCGCGCGATGCCCGACAGCGCGTGCCTCGACATCTGGCCGAAAAGCAGCCTCGGCCGCAAGACCGCCTACGTGTTCGCGTTCGACGCCGAGCGCCCTGGGAAAGTGGTCTCCCGCTATTTCTTCGTGAAACAAGGCGGCGGCATTTCGGAAGACCCGGGCACCGGATCGGCTTGCGCAAACCTCGGTGGCTGGCTGCTTGCCGCCAAACACAATCTGCCTGCGGCCTTTCAGGTCGAGCAGGGTGATACCGTCGGCCGGCCTTGCCGGCTGCGGTTGTCGGTCGGCGCAAACGGCGAAATCGGTGTCGGGGGGCGCGTGATCGAACTCGGGCGCGGTACCGTCAACGTGTAGAAACGGCACGCGCCGCCGCGCTTGTTATGCTGCGCGCAGCGCTTGCCCGAAACGATCGTCGACATGAACACGCTCACCTCCGACCTCGCGCGCACGCTGCGCGCATCCTGCGACGCCTGCTTCGGCACGGCCGCTGTCTGGCCGCTCGTCGAGCGTGCATACAGCGAGCCGCAGCGTTTCTACCACACGCTCGCGCACCTGG from the Burkholderia pyrrocinia genome contains:
- a CDS encoding PhzF family phenazine biosynthesis protein, which encodes MTTYAFRLLNVFAEATFGGNPLCVFEDARGMDDATMQALAVQFNLSETTFVLPSDRAHARVRIFTPGYEMAFAGHPTLGTAHVVRDLFEAGDDLALEFKAGVVNVNAHDDVWTFIAPHVGVPKTAACELPDAQTAALLGLTKDDLLAPPIWVDTGADQLLVALKDTDAVRRAMPDSACLDIWPKSSLGRKTAYVFAFDAERPGKVVSRYFFVKQGGGISEDPGTGSACANLGGWLLAAKHNLPAAFQVEQGDTVGRPCRLRLSVGANGEIGVGGRVIELGRGTVNV